One Plasmodium coatneyi strain Hackeri chromosome 14, complete sequence genomic window carries:
- a CDS encoding Thymidylate kinase: MDSTNSSTNDGIKKKGKFIVFEGLDRSGKSTQSKLLVEHLRRKNVEVNHLCFPNRETPTGQIIAKYLKMQNDMTNETIHLLFSANRWELMGEIKRLLAKGVWVVCDRYAYSGVAYSAGALKLPKAWCMNPDQGLIKPDVVFYLNVPPNYAQNRSEYGEEIYEKVEVQKRIYEAYKNFSQEDYWINLDGTKNIDDIHQDVVNEITKLEPVHEELFTFLWS; this comes from the exons ATGGATTCAACAAATAGTAGTACCAATGATGGCatcaaaaagaaggggaaatttaTAGTCTTTGAGGGGCTCGATAG ATCTGGAAAATCAACTCAGTCGAAACTGCTAGTGGAGCActtgaggaggaaaaatgtggaagtCAACCATTTGTGTTTTCCAA ACAGGGAAACCCCCACGGGACAAATAATCGCCAAGTATTTGAAAATGCAAAACGACATGACGAACGAAACAATCCATCTACTCTTCTCGGCAAACCGATGGGAACtaat GGGTGAAATTAAGCGCCTGCTGGCCAAGGGCGTGTGGGTCGTCTGCGACAGATATGCTTACTCTGGGGTGGCCTACTCTGCGGGAGCACTT AAATTGCCCAAAGCCTGGTGCATGAACCCCGACCAAGGCCTCATCAAACCGGACGTCGTTTTTTACCTCAACGTTCCTCCCAACTACGCTCAGAACAGATCAGAATATG GTGAAGAAATTTACGAGAAGGTCGAAGTCCAGAAGAGGATATACGaagcatataaaaatttctccCAAGAGGATTATTGGATAAACCTTGATGGGACCAAAAACATCGAC GACATACACCAAGATGTTGTAAATGAGATAACAAAACTGGAACCAGTGCATGAAGAgctgttcacatttttgtggTCGTAG